A genomic region of Roseateles amylovorans contains the following coding sequences:
- a CDS encoding VOC family protein yields MFDHVKFGVSNYAASRAFYVKALAPLGVAVVSEGVPSYGIELCGEGEPSLCLFETQEKPAHLHVAFSAKRRESVDEFYRAALEAGGKDNGPPGLRTKYHANYYAAFVIDPDGHNIEAVCHRPEA; encoded by the coding sequence ATGTTTGACCACGTCAAGTTTGGTGTCAGCAACTACGCCGCGAGCCGGGCGTTCTATGTGAAGGCGCTGGCGCCTCTGGGCGTGGCGGTGGTGTCGGAGGGCGTGCCGTCCTACGGCATCGAACTGTGCGGCGAGGGCGAGCCCTCGCTGTGCCTCTTCGAGACCCAGGAAAAGCCTGCTCACCTGCATGTGGCCTTCTCCGCCAAGCGGCGTGAGTCGGTGGATGAGTTCTATCGCGCTGCGCTGGAGGCCGGCGGCAAGGACAACGGGCCGCCCGGACTTCGGACGAAGTACCACGCCAACTATTACGCCGCGTTCGTCATCGATCCGGATGGGCACAACATTGAAGCGGTGTGCCATCGGCCGGAGGCGTGA
- a CDS encoding DEAD/DEAH box helicase: MNTFASLGLSAPFVRAAEELGYVEPTPIQVAAIPAALTGRDLLASAQTGSGKTAAFAFAVLQQIDARVRPALRRTQALVLVPTRELAAQVGESLRQIGQFLQEPVKVSVLFGGVSINPQMMALRGGAEVVVATPGRLLDVVAQNALKLSDVSCLVLDEADRMLDGGFADEVTRVLALLPSRRQNLLFSATFPEAVRALTAELLRDPVRVEIVQEPTVQGKIEERAIEVDAARRTPLLRHLIGQGGWTRVLVFVATRYACDHVADKLRKAGLEAAAFHGDASQGARTRMLADFKAGKLRVLVATDLGGRGIDIAQLPVVVNYDLPRSAVDYVHRIGRTARAGADGLAVSFIPAAAEAHFRLIEKREGRRVARERIAGFEPTETVTPDTAAGGIKGRRPSKKDKLRAAAARGE, encoded by the coding sequence TTGAACACCTTCGCCTCCCTGGGCCTGTCGGCCCCTTTTGTCCGCGCGGCCGAAGAACTGGGCTATGTCGAGCCCACACCGATCCAGGTTGCGGCCATTCCCGCCGCACTGACCGGGCGCGATCTGTTGGCCTCGGCGCAGACCGGCTCGGGCAAGACGGCGGCATTTGCGTTCGCCGTGCTGCAACAGATCGACGCCCGTGTGCGGCCCGCCCTGCGCCGCACCCAGGCGCTGGTGCTGGTGCCGACGCGCGAGCTGGCGGCGCAGGTCGGTGAATCGCTGCGGCAGATCGGTCAGTTCCTGCAGGAGCCGGTGAAGGTCTCGGTGCTGTTTGGCGGTGTGTCGATCAATCCGCAGATGATGGCCTTGCGCGGCGGCGCCGAGGTGGTGGTCGCCACGCCGGGCCGGCTGTTGGACGTGGTCGCGCAGAACGCGCTGAAGTTGTCCGATGTCAGTTGCCTGGTGCTGGACGAGGCGGACCGCATGCTCGATGGCGGTTTCGCCGACGAGGTGACGCGGGTGCTGGCCTTGCTGCCGTCGCGTCGGCAGAACCTGCTGTTCTCCGCCACCTTCCCGGAGGCGGTCCGGGCCTTGACCGCCGAGCTGCTGCGGGACCCGGTCCGGGTCGAGATCGTGCAGGAGCCGACGGTCCAGGGAAAGATCGAAGAGCGCGCGATCGAGGTGGATGCGGCGCGTCGCACGCCGCTGCTGCGTCATCTGATCGGTCAGGGGGGGTGGACGCGGGTGCTGGTGTTCGTCGCCACCCGCTATGCCTGCGACCATGTGGCGGACAAGCTGCGCAAGGCCGGCCTGGAGGCGGCCGCCTTCCATGGCGACGCCAGCCAGGGCGCGCGGACGCGGATGCTGGCCGACTTCAAGGCAGGCAAGCTGCGGGTGCTGGTGGCCACCGATCTGGGCGGGCGCGGCATCGACATCGCGCAATTGCCGGTGGTGGTGAACTACGACCTGCCGCGTTCGGCGGTGGACTATGTGCATCGCATCGGACGCACCGCACGTGCCGGGGCGGATGGCTTGGCGGTGAGCTTCATTCCCGCGGCCGCGGAGGCGCATTTTCGGCTGATCGAAAAGCGCGAGGGTCGACGCGTGGCGCGTGAGCGCATTGCGGGCTTCGAGCCCACCGAGACCGTGACGCCGGACACCGCCGCCGGCGGCATCAAGGGCCGCCGACCTAGCAAGAAGGACAAGCTGAGAGCAGCTGCGGCGCGAGGCGAGTAG